A window from Cryptomeria japonica chromosome 1, Sugi_1.0, whole genome shotgun sequence encodes these proteins:
- the LOC131857378 gene encoding uncharacterized protein LOC131857378 — protein sequence MDTQTIVRFVPNERLILRLHNFIEQDKTQYYEEIFGKFAAGKVITVGFGSCDSVKDVMEKIEDMEGIPCVLQKLMFCGKQLHNTYRKLVDYDIMGGSALELSLSIIFVKQLNGPLSLLQVGSSDRLGNVKVRVSREGGFDPGRMQITYPRDLRYDDLSLGEYGIHHFSTIEYKIGDEI from the coding sequence ATGGACACACAAACCATTGTGAGGTTTGTCCCAAACGAAAGGTTAATACTGAGGCTGCATAATTTTATTGAGCAGGACAAAACTCAGTATTATGAGGAGATTTTCGGAAAGTTCGCCGCTGGGAAAGTCATTACAGTTGGGTTCGGCAGTTGTGATAGTGTGAAGGATGTGATGGAGAAAATTGAAGATATGGAAGGCATCCCTTGTGTTCTTCAAAAATTGATGTTTTGTGGGAAGCAATTGCACAATACATATCGTAAACTGGTTGATTACGACATTATGGGCGGCTCAGCCCTTGAACTTTCACTTAGCATTATTTTTGTTAAGCAGTTAAACGGTCCTCTTTCTCTTCTCCAAGTGGGCAGCTCAGACAGGCTTGGCaatgttaaggttagggttagcagGGAAGGAGGGTTTGATCCTGGCAGGATGCAGATAACGTATCCCAGGGACCTTCGTTATGATGATCTTTCCCTTGGAGAGTATGGCATTCACCATTTTTCTACCATTGAGTATAAAATTGGGGATGAGATTTAA